The Lolium rigidum isolate FL_2022 chromosome 1, APGP_CSIRO_Lrig_0.1, whole genome shotgun sequence region CTGTCATTATGTAGAGAGGCCCATGCTGGTAGTTTGATATGCAGAAATGTTGCATGCCAAGCCACTCTAAACAAAGGAGATGCATATTGCAAGCGATGCTCTTGCTGCATTTGCCGTAAATATGATGAAAATAAGGATCCTAGCTTATGGTTGGTTTGCAGCTCTGATAATCCATATAGTGGGTTCTCATGTGGATTGTCATGTCATTTAAGGTGTGCTCTAAAGAATAAAAAGTCTGGCATTCTCAAGAATGCATGCAACAAGTTAGACGGTAGTTTCTACTGTTTTTGCTGTGGGAAGATCAACTGGCTGATGAGGTAACATCTTGACAATTTTCGTTTATACATGCATGGATAAAAGTGCTATAGAAATGACATTTAAATCAAGAATAATAACCTGTAGCAGTAGGCTCAGTGTGGTTCTTGTTCTTAGCAACTTATAAATGTGAGTCTGACATCCATGCTCTTTGTGTGCCAAATAGTTCGAAGGGCACTTTTCACCTGAGAAGTCCATGCCAGATTGTGTCAATTTACTCACACACCTGACAGTTATGTACTTTTGCTTCGAAACAAAACATCTGAGAGTTAAATATTGATGATGAATTAGATTATGGGTCAGATGGTAGTTTCTACTGTGTTTCCTGTAGGAAGATCAACTTGCTCATGAGCTAACCTCTTGACTATTTTCATTTAAACATGCATCAATTGAAGTGTTATACATAGGATTTTCAAATCAAAAGTAACACCCTTCATACTATCAGTAGGTGCAGTGTGGTACTTGTTCTTAATCAGGTTATAGTCAACTGTGAATCTGTGACATCCATAGCTTTTTTGTGCCAAATAATTTGAAGTCCACACTTCACCTGGGAAATTTGTGCCATAGTTGTGTCAATCTACTCATACTCCTGGCAGTTATGTAATTATTGTTTCAATAGAAAAAATATGAAAGTAAAATTTTTGGTGCCGAATTAAATTATGGGTTAAGGAGTTGTGATAGGTTACTACGTTTTTTTTTGTTGCTCTTTGCTAGTTTTCATCATGACAGTCTGTATACTTTTCATCCTTCATTTGACAAATTTTCATGGAAAAAGAGAATGATGAAAGCGGCTTCAGATTGATAATTTGAAACACTATGAAACCCCTCTCAAGTTACAAATTTATAGGCATTTATATCTCTACCCCATTAGTAAATTTGTTTTCTCACACTGTCACACACTACCTTTTGCAGGAATCTGCGGAAACAACTAGCTGTTGCAAGGGAAGCTAGAAGGGTTGATGTACTATGTGAGCGTTTATCGTTGAGCAATAAAATGTTCAAAGGGTCTGAGCGTTACAGGGAGCTGTCGAACATAATTAGCTCAGCTGTGAAAATGCTTAAGAAGGAAGTTGGAGGTGCATTGGATCAAGTTTCTGTAATCATTGGTCGGGGCCTTGTGAACCGGCTTAGTTGTGGTGCTGATGTTCAGAAGCTCTGTTCTTCCGCACTAGAAATAGTGGACTCTACATTGGAAAGCACCTTAGTGCTTGAGACAAACAATAATCTGAAACCCCCAGGTAAATTTGTACTGTGGACTTACTTGAACAACAGCTGCACTCTGTGAACTCATCCTAGTAGAACTAGTCTTAGTTGCATGTGCTGAAAATGCAATTCTAAAATTTTCTTTACAAATGCTCCAGACATAAATCTGCGTGTTGACCGATGGTATTTACTTCTGCAGGTCTCCAACCCCAAATCCATTTTGAGGAGATCACTCCGTTTTCTTTGGTTATTGCATTGAAATATCAGGATAATATCGATAAGGAGGACATTGATGGTTGCAGAGTTTGGCACCGAAGTGCCAATGTACTCAACTACCCAGCAGAGCCCACATGCCACATACTGATGCCAAATACGAGGAACCTTTTTTCAGGTTTAAGCCCATCAACTGAATATTTCTTTAAGGTTTTGCCTTTTGGAAGCACACAGGTGTTCAGTGATTGTGAGGCAAAATGCTCTACACGGAGCCTTGACCGTGGCAGCAGCCAATGCTCAACTCAAAATTCTGAGAGCATGTGTGCCAAAGAGGATGGGCCACAGTATCAGAAAAAAGAGTCGAATGTGCAGAAGCAACAAAGAGACACTCAATATGAGTCGCCAAAGGGTTCTACAAACTCAAGTGAGAACAATGAGTCCCCTGAAAGGCATCACAAGCGGGCAAAGATTGCAAGGTTGGATGGTGTAAGCGACAATGATGAAAGCCAGCAGCTGCTGACATCAGAAGTTGTACCATTCACTAGCTCCAACTCCTGTCCTTCAGCACCTCCCAACAAACCCGACTGGCTTAACAGCACCCCTGATTCGGCCTGCAAAAACCATGCGGAGCAGCAATACGATTACTGCGTGAGGGTGATCAGGTGGCTGGAGTACGGAGGACACATGGACGAGGAGCTGCGTGTGAAGTTCCTCACCTGGTTCAGCCTGAAGGCATCGGCAAAGGACAGGCGCATCGTGAGCGCCTTTGTGGATGTTTTCATCGACGACCCAGCTTGCCTGGTGGCGCAACTGAAGGATGCATTCATGGACGCCGTCTGCAGCAATGAGAAGCCTGCTCCTTCAAGGGTTCCGTGCTTCAGTCTTTGGCATTAGAGAGCTCCGTTGGCACTGGCATTCCCTCTTTTGTTGCATCATTCTGACAGCAATTGTGTGCTGATTGAACGCTGAACCAGCCGGAGTTGTTGTGCACTGTTGATTGTTGGGTTGCATCTGATTTGTGGTGGCTGGACCATTGGGTGATATTGGGTGGATGAACTTTGCTCTGAAGTTGAAAGCAAGTGTCAGACAGCAGTAACTACCGGGTGATATTAGGTTCCTTTAGATGCTTCTTCTTAGATGGTCTGGTCCATTGATGTCTCTCGAGTCTATTTACCGAAAGTTCTCTTAGTCGGCGAAGGATCAGCTTGTTTAATTCATCGCGCTATGATCCTATGCGCCTCATAGCTGTTTCATGAGCCAGGTTTAGCCTAGCCCTAAACTATCTGGTCGCTGATTAGCTATTCCAGTAAACAAGCATCTGCGTGCATCTTCCGAATGGTACTGTGAATTTGCCAGTTTGGTAGCATTAACTGTGGTGAAATCATGTTCTGCTGAACATCTGGTCTATGTTATTAGTTTGTTTTCTTTCCCTATGAAATGGTCTATGTGGTAGGAGCATGGAACAAATTGTTGTTCATACTATTTGACAGGTTGTAGGCTAGCGCAGGAGTGGTCACGTAGCTCTTGTGTAATTGGTGGTGGTTGTGGGGGTCAAAAGGAACGTGCCCTCAGGCAGAAGTTTCAGTTATGAAAATGCGTGGCAGACTCTCGGGGAGTATGACAATAAAGCCGATCTTTGGAACGAAAGTGCAGCCGTGCACGGGAGGTGGCCTTGCTGGTATGACCAGAACCCTGAAATATGTGAGGCATAATTTGGCGTGACAACTGGTTGCCCAGGGAAATCACAAAGTTCTGGGCAGTGCAAATAACCTTCAGTTAAGGTGCGTTTCTGATATCATAAACCCCACCACAAGAACAAGGCATGAGTCGATGGTCAGATGTATCCTACACCTGCCGGCTGCTGATGAAGTCATGTGTCACTATTCGTTCAATCCCGACAGATGATTTCATTGCATGGGCTCATGAAAAATCTGACGTATTTTCTGTCAGAAGTGCATATGCACTGGGATTACAAATGCATGAAAAAGAAGCAAGAAGCAACTAGCCTCTAATGCAGAAGCGCCACCTAAACTGAAATTGTTTGGTTAGAAACTTGCCTCTAATATGCTTGGGATTCAAATGCACGGATGTAGGGGCAGGCAAAGGCATTGAGACGctgcctaagggcatctccaacgcggcgacccatcccgcgtccgGACGGGtccaaacggacaaaaccgcggccaaaCGCGGCCACACATTGAAAATGCGGATGGCCgtggtgtccgggacgacccaaactcaGCCCAAATCTGGGCCACACGGCGTCCTTgcgtgtccgcctggtccgcgtgtctggcccacctgtcggtgccctaGTCCTACTAAATGTGGACTagggagggggactgtccctatccagtccccactccaccacTCCACTTCTGCCGCACGAGCTCGACCTTCAGcgtcgccatggccccgaagcgagagttcgagccgtccgccaacgaccacgaggccggcagcagccggcgagcCGGCCGGTGTCCCAATGTCGTGGagcgacgtgcacctcccccacggttggcacatgagcccagatcgggttccggtgccgccgatcCCGGGCTCCGGCCATGCCCGCGTCGCAGAGATCCGCTGGCGGCGCGCGCAGCTACCAGCGGACCTCCGGGAGGACCCCGCCTACAGCGACACAAGTTCCAActaggacttgtggttcgaggtggagcacgatgcgcggcgcACATGCTTCacctcggcgacggcgaggcctcgcgcgcagccgcgcacgcctgctaggagggctggccgccgccccggcggcctctacatcgacgagCCCGCGGCGGCGCCAGTGCAAGCGCCACAGGCCCaacccgaggaggacgacgaccccgAGCTGCAGGCCGCGCTGGCGGCGTCCCGTGAGCTGAACGACCTCGAGGAGCtgcccaaatggccgcacctcgcctccGCGCTCCGCGCCTCCGCTATGGAGGAGAAGGCCAggaaggcccgggaggacgccGAGGCGTGGGCGTTCCTCGCCATGGCGCGCCGGCAagaggaggccacgcgccaggccGCGCTCCGGGAGGAGTAGGAGCGCCTAGCCACGCTCCGGCacgaggcggagctgcaggccgctgCGGCGGAGCAGGGCTGGCACTGatcctgcgcaggccggcgagccctccggacccgcactccATCTAGGAAAGGGcccagtggtcgccctggccggagtccccggctccctccggcgtgtccagccagaacagcgcgtcgccgccggggggcgtcgtcctcatcgacggcgacgacgacgagtactactgggagtagggTGGCACTAGGGTTTCctccttttttttagtttaaagcctatatagggctttcttttgtgtaaaaattgcccaaaatagggctaagtttaaatgaactctagtttaaatttaatttgtttttgtttttcttattttcttatttatttttgttATATTTGACATTTGGGATGGGTCCGCGCATTGGAGCagtgcgcgacccaaacggaccgaCGGCTAGATCCATCTATCCGCGTATCCGTGCTGCCACCCAAACGGCCTCATCCGGACTGACCAACGCGTCCGATTTGAGTCACCGTGTTGGAGATGACCTAAGGGGAACATTGGTCTCTGCCATGTTAAAGTATGTTCAGATACTCAGGTGTGGACTGGGTGCTTATACTTTTGAATCAATGCAACGATGAAATGACATCAACCCTAAAATTCTTATTCTTATCGTGACGATCCTGACACCTAAGAAATAACCCGATCTTTGGCGACGAAAAAAGCTGTGTTGAGCAATCAGCCTCGTTTATCCAATCCTATTTGTCTTTGTTTATGCATGTTAAAAATTCAGAGCTTAATCTAGACATAAAAGGAAAGAAAGCAGTAAACCAAATTAGGGATGGTATGCCACAGCAAGTAATGGAACCACATACAACCTGGGAGAAACCAACGGCAGGCTGGTGCAAACTCAGTGTCGACACTGGCTTCTCTAATGAAGAAAATACTGGATCGTTGGGTGCTGCCCGACGTGACCACGAGGAAAAAGTGGTGTTGTACATGTACTGTTGTCGGCGTGGAGAAATATTACCGTATTGTCAATCAGCTAAAATAGCAATTCCAAGTTAGAAGGAACGAAAGGCGTGCTACATGTTGTAGCTATCCATGTGATTTTAGAGGCCCATACCTCTGCGGGATCTTTATTTACCCCTATATATATATGGAgccctgctccggtgctcctccccaaGTGAAGTTGAAGGGTTATATTTGATTTTTTTCTATCTTAGGCCCGTCGAAACCCATATCCAACCCATGTATATCTGTCTAATCGTTATACATACGGTATCTATACGCCGCGTTAGAAAAAAAAGGTCACGTGACCATGTAACCATTCCAGTTACCTAACTACCGCTTCACGTGTGCATGCGTGGTTTTGAAACCTGTTGCCTGCGTACGCATTTGCTGGGATCCGACGACGGCACCGTTGGACGACGGAATCACTACGCCGACAAGGATCCTGCTAATTAATGGTGCTACGCGCACGGATCCGCCATCGCCGGTGATATCGTGGCCGCTCTGGGATCCGCCAATCCATCGAAGGAGGGTACCCTCGTACATGACAACGTGGGCCATAGGGATCACTatacatgttagatttataaattTTACGATCATGCTCCTTCTTACGAAGGGGTATGGAAATATCTCCACCGTCTTTGTTTTTATCGTGGGCAGAATTTTTCCAAAGAAAGCACCGGAGCAAAAGTACTATATGTTTATCATCA contains the following coding sequences:
- the LOC124683087 gene encoding VIN3-like protein 2, yielding MDPEKRNGMSLKDKRELLYEVARFPQGAAEILQCWSRRDLLELICTELGKERKYTNVPKAKMISHLLKLVSRRNSQLKDDNSNALLLGHNNKDVTQKKANGEQPQHLTKSVNSDLSLCREAHAGSLICRNVACQATLNKGDAYCKRCSCCICRKYDENKDPSLWLVCSSDNPYSGFSCGLSCHLRCALKNKKSGILKNACNKLDGSFYCFCCGKINWLMRNLRKQLAVAREARRVDVLCERLSLSNKMFKGSERYRELSNIISSAVKMLKKEVGGALDQVSVIIGRGLVNRLSCGADVQKLCSSALEIVDSTLESTLVLETNNNLKPPGLQPQIHFEEITPFSLVIALKYQDNIDKEDIDGCRVWHRSANVLNYPAEPTCHILMPNTRNLFSGLSPSTEYFFKVLPFGSTQVFSDCEAKCSTRSLDRGSSQCSTQNSESMCAKEDGPQYQKKESNVQKQQRDTQYESPKGSTNSSENNESPERHHKRAKIARLDGVSDNDESQQLLTSEVVPFTSSNSCPSAPPNKPDWLNSTPDSACKNHAEQQYDYCVRVIRWLEYGGHMDEELRVKFLTWFSLKASAKDRRIVSAFVDVFIDDPACLVAQLKDAFMDAVCSNEKPAPSRVPCFSLWH